A region of Hydrogenimonas cancrithermarum DNA encodes the following proteins:
- a CDS encoding ArnT family glycosyltransferase, with product MNRITAADFDRNLERYGHFALAIVVYLSFFFNLGSVPLFDLDEGAFSEATREMLASGNYITTYLGGELRFDKPILIYWLQAASVKLFGLNEFALRLPSALAATAWTLLLYAFSKHLYGRKTALLSAVFMASALQISVIAKAAIADSLLNLWIAGSMFAIFLYIQNREKKWLYLTFAAIALGVLTKGPVAVMVPFVVTFLYFAIKRDLLFWAKSVFNPVGILIFLLIAGPWYWLEYREQGMKFIEGFFLKHNLSRFENSFEGHSGSLLYYIPVLLVGTMPHTGILLVAFAQIKTWFRDERILFLTLWFGFVFIFFSFSGTKLPHYVIYGYTPLFILMALGFEKVRSSLWIVLPLGILMTVLLFLPEIAQALLPTIKDEFAKALILEGKGLFGWRYKMEIAILFMALLIVWKMRYGNFTKAVLTSAISLLLVNGTILPTYAALAQQPVKEAAQFAKKHHLDVVMWGINMPSFMVYSEKIVPRRAPKAGELVLTKVTKLQELESYQPIFKKYGIVIVRAGKPKRDKGI from the coding sequence TTGAACCGTATAACCGCCGCCGATTTCGACAGAAACCTGGAACGTTACGGACATTTCGCGCTCGCCATCGTTGTCTATCTCAGCTTTTTTTTCAATCTCGGAAGCGTTCCCCTTTTCGATCTCGACGAAGGGGCTTTCAGCGAAGCGACACGGGAGATGCTGGCTTCGGGCAACTACATCACCACATATCTCGGCGGTGAACTCCGTTTCGACAAGCCTATCCTGATCTACTGGTTGCAAGCAGCCAGTGTCAAGCTTTTTGGACTGAACGAATTTGCCCTCCGCCTGCCGTCAGCCCTTGCCGCTACGGCCTGGACCCTGCTGCTCTACGCCTTTTCCAAGCATCTTTACGGGCGAAAAACCGCACTTCTCAGTGCCGTTTTCATGGCTTCGGCACTCCAAATCAGCGTCATCGCCAAAGCGGCCATCGCCGATTCCCTTTTGAATCTTTGGATCGCGGGAAGTATGTTCGCCATTTTCCTCTACATCCAGAATCGCGAAAAAAAGTGGCTATACCTCACCTTTGCGGCGATCGCTCTGGGTGTTCTGACCAAAGGTCCGGTCGCGGTCATGGTTCCGTTCGTCGTCACGTTTCTCTACTTCGCGATCAAGCGCGATCTGCTCTTTTGGGCCAAATCGGTTTTCAATCCGGTCGGTATCCTGATCTTTCTGCTGATCGCCGGGCCGTGGTACTGGCTGGAGTACCGGGAGCAGGGGATGAAATTTATCGAAGGTTTTTTCCTCAAACACAACCTGTCGCGTTTCGAAAACTCTTTCGAGGGGCACAGCGGCTCGCTTCTTTACTATATCCCGGTTCTTCTCGTCGGCACGATGCCCCATACCGGTATCCTGCTCGTCGCTTTTGCTCAAATCAAAACCTGGTTCAGGGATGAGCGCATCCTCTTTCTGACGCTCTGGTTTGGCTTTGTCTTCATCTTTTTCTCCTTTTCCGGAACGAAGCTTCCGCACTATGTCATCTACGGCTATACACCGCTATTCATCCTGATGGCGCTGGGGTTTGAAAAGGTTCGCTCGTCTCTTTGGATCGTCCTTCCGCTTGGAATTTTGATGACGGTTCTTCTCTTCTTGCCGGAGATTGCGCAGGCATTGTTGCCGACGATCAAAGATGAATTCGCCAAAGCTTTGATCCTCGAGGGAAAGGGGCTCTTCGGTTGGCGTTACAAGATGGAGATCGCCATACTTTTCATGGCGTTGCTGATCGTATGGAAGATGCGCTACGGAAACTTCACCAAGGCGGTTCTCACCTCCGCCATCTCGCTTCTTCTCGTGAACGGAACGATTCTTCCCACCTATGCCGCACTTGCCCAGCAGCCTGTCAAAGAGGCAGCGCAATTTGCCAAAAAACATCATCTTGATGTCGTGATGTGGGGCATCAATATGCCCAGTTTTATGGTATACTCCGAGAAAATCGTCCCCAGACGCGCCCCCAAAGCGGGTGAACTCGTATTGACGAAAGTAACGAAACTACAAGAGCTCGAGAGCTATCAGCCCATCTTTAAAAAGTACGGCATCGTCATCGTACGTGCCGGCAAACCAAAAAGAGATAAAGGAATTTGA
- a CDS encoding glycosyltransferase family 2 protein: MKLSVVIPVMNEEDNIAPLFDAVRKALIGIDYELIMVDDGSTDRTVERMKELADERTKIIVFNRNFGQTTAMAAGIEEAQGDLIATLDGDLQNDPADIPMMIAKLETGGWDLVAGRRAKRKDGMFLRKIPSKIANAIIRKTTGVYLHDYGCTLKVFKRDVAKNLGLYGELHRFIPVLAKMYGAKITEVDVRHHPRIHGESKYGIGRTFRVISDLLLMLFMQKYRTKPMHLFGTLGVPMLSIGLLIDAYMFVLKLFGESIGQRPLLTLGVLLTLGGIQLITTGFVAELIMRTYFESQNKKPYTIKEIYVGKANTEDTSSS; the protein is encoded by the coding sequence ATGAAACTTTCGGTTGTCATTCCCGTGATGAACGAAGAGGATAACATTGCACCGCTTTTCGATGCGGTCAGAAAAGCCCTCATAGGCATCGACTACGAGCTGATTATGGTCGACGACGGCTCCACGGACCGCACGGTCGAACGGATGAAAGAGCTGGCCGACGAACGCACCAAAATCATCGTCTTCAACCGCAATTTCGGCCAGACAACGGCAATGGCAGCGGGCATCGAAGAGGCGCAGGGCGACCTCATCGCCACACTCGACGGCGATCTGCAGAATGACCCGGCCGATATACCTATGATGATCGCCAAACTTGAAACAGGAGGCTGGGATCTGGTCGCCGGACGCCGTGCCAAGCGTAAAGACGGTATGTTTCTACGCAAGATCCCCAGCAAGATCGCCAACGCCATCATCCGAAAAACAACCGGCGTCTACCTGCACGATTATGGTTGCACGCTCAAAGTCTTCAAACGCGATGTCGCAAAAAACCTCGGCCTCTATGGAGAGCTGCACCGTTTTATCCCGGTACTGGCCAAGATGTACGGTGCAAAGATCACCGAAGTCGATGTCCGCCACCATCCACGCATTCACGGGGAGAGCAAATACGGTATCGGCCGCACTTTCCGCGTCATCAGCGATCTGCTGCTGATGCTTTTCATGCAGAAGTACCGCACAAAACCGATGCATCTGTTCGGCACACTCGGTGTGCCGATGCTCAGCATCGGTCTTTTGATTGACGCCTATATGTTTGTTCTCAAACTTTTTGGCGAAAGCATCGGCCAGCGTCCTCTGCTGACACTCGGTGTTTTGCTCACACTCGGCGGTATCCAGCTCATCACGACCGGTTTTGTCGCGGAGCTGATCATGCGAACCTATTTCGAGTCGCAGAACAAAAAACCCTACACGATCAAAGAGATCTACGTCGGCAAAGCGAACACCGAGGACACCTCCTCTTCTTGA
- a CDS encoding saccharopine dehydrogenase family protein: MSRVLIIGAGGVGRVVAHKCAKNSDIFEHITLASRTLSKCEQIRDEIREKEGKEIDVAQVDADDVEALVQLIKEVKPYVVINVALPYQDLTIMDACLLTDVHYLDTANYEHPDTAKFEYKEQWAKDPDFKAHGLMALLGSGFDPGVTNVFCAYAQKHYFDEIHTIDILDCNAGDHGYPFATNFNPEINIREVNSKGRYWENGQWIETEPMEIKMVWDYPEIGPKESYLLYHEEEESLVRNIKGLKRIRFFMTFGESYLMHLKVLDNIGLTRIDPIEVDGCKVIPLHVVKALLPDPATLGPRTKGKTNIGVVCEGVKDGKKRKIYIYNICDHQEAYKEVCAQCVSYTTGVPAMIGAKLMCEGVWMKPGTINMEQMDPDPFMDELNRQGLPWHVIEMDPGK, translated from the coding sequence ATGAGCAGAGTGTTGATTATCGGTGCCGGCGGCGTCGGGCGCGTGGTGGCCCACAAGTGTGCGAAAAACAGCGATATCTTCGAGCATATAACGCTTGCCAGCCGAACATTGAGCAAGTGTGAGCAGATCCGCGACGAGATCAGAGAGAAAGAGGGCAAGGAGATCGATGTGGCGCAGGTCGACGCCGACGACGTCGAAGCCCTCGTGCAGCTTATAAAAGAGGTAAAACCCTATGTCGTCATCAATGTCGCCCTCCCCTACCAGGACCTCACCATTATGGATGCCTGTCTGCTGACGGATGTCCACTACCTCGACACGGCCAACTATGAGCACCCCGACACGGCGAAGTTCGAGTACAAGGAGCAGTGGGCCAAAGATCCCGATTTCAAAGCCCATGGCCTGATGGCGCTTCTTGGCAGCGGGTTCGATCCGGGTGTGACCAACGTATTCTGCGCCTACGCCCAGAAACACTACTTCGACGAAATCCACACCATCGACATTCTCGACTGTAACGCGGGCGACCACGGCTATCCCTTCGCCACCAACTTTAACCCCGAGATCAACATCCGCGAAGTCAACTCCAAGGGGCGTTACTGGGAGAATGGCCAGTGGATCGAAACGGAGCCGATGGAGATCAAGATGGTCTGGGACTACCCCGAAATCGGTCCAAAAGAGAGTTATCTTCTCTATCACGAAGAGGAAGAGTCGCTGGTCAGGAATATCAAGGGGCTTAAACGCATTCGCTTCTTTATGACCTTTGGCGAAAGTTACCTCATGCACCTCAAAGTTCTTGACAATATCGGTCTTACCCGCATCGATCCTATCGAAGTGGACGGCTGCAAAGTGATTCCATTGCATGTCGTCAAAGCGTTGCTGCCCGATCCTGCCACTCTCGGCCCCCGTACGAAAGGCAAAACCAACATCGGCGTCGTCTGCGAGGGGGTCAAAGATGGCAAGAAACGCAAAATTTACATCTACAACATCTGCGACCACCAGGAGGCATACAAAGAGGTCTGCGCCCAGTGTGTGAGTTATACGACCGGCGTACCGGCGATGATCGGGGCGAAACTGATGTGTGAAGGTGTTTGGATGAAACCCGGTACGATCAATATGGAGCAGATGGATCCCGACCCTTTCATGGACGAACTGAATAGGCAGGGCCTTCCTTGGCATGTCATCGAGATGGATCCCGGAAAGTGA
- a CDS encoding ArnT family glycosyltransferase, which produces MPKTARYDTLSNLLILLFLLTAYRIFMLTQAASSIDLYADEAYYWGWAQHFDFGYYSKPPMVAWLIMLATSICGDGFVCIKIASPIVYIFTTLNIYFLAKELFDEKVAFYSAVAFITLPAVWLSSLIISTDVPFLFFWSLGMLFFVKALKSDSWRDWLVTALAGGGGLLSKYTMIIFVVSAFAYLVTSKTHRHHLKNPKLYVTMGLAALIYLPNLYWNYTHEFVSFKHTEDNAHLEGELFHPGRMFEFLGAQFGVFGPILFGWLLALLPRYKTLKQNESYTLLWWFVLPFFALILTISLLSRAHANWSAPMYVASTLLVVSWLVLHGRKRWLAAAIGINVLLGVVFYHYHDITETLQIELTRKTDPYKRVRGWKELGREVEAILKEHPEAKLLSDDRKTMAELIYYIHPHPFDAVKWNPKHTLLDHYELTTSLQKQLGEEFVYVTDREEISDVKKAFEEVEKIKTIVIPLYKDYKMVYHVYYLKHFKGYSPAGTSK; this is translated from the coding sequence ATGCCAAAAACAGCACGCTACGATACACTTTCAAACCTTCTCATTCTGCTTTTTCTTTTGACGGCCTACCGAATCTTCATGCTGACACAGGCCGCGTCGAGTATCGATCTTTACGCCGATGAAGCCTACTATTGGGGGTGGGCGCAGCATTTCGACTTCGGGTACTACTCCAAACCGCCGATGGTGGCATGGCTCATCATGCTCGCCACCTCCATCTGCGGTGACGGCTTCGTCTGTATCAAGATCGCATCGCCCATCGTCTACATCTTTACCACGCTAAACATCTACTTCCTCGCCAAAGAGCTTTTCGACGAGAAAGTGGCTTTTTACAGTGCCGTCGCTTTCATCACGCTGCCAGCGGTCTGGCTCTCGTCTCTCATCATCTCAACCGACGTGCCGTTTCTCTTCTTCTGGTCGTTGGGTATGCTCTTTTTCGTCAAAGCCCTCAAGAGCGACAGCTGGCGCGACTGGCTCGTCACCGCCTTGGCGGGAGGCGGAGGACTGCTCAGCAAATATACGATGATCATCTTCGTCGTTTCGGCCTTCGCATACCTCGTCACCTCGAAAACCCACCGGCACCATCTGAAAAATCCTAAACTTTATGTGACGATGGGATTGGCGGCACTCATCTATCTACCCAACCTCTACTGGAACTATACCCACGAGTTCGTCAGTTTCAAACATACCGAAGACAATGCCCACCTCGAAGGAGAACTTTTCCATCCCGGGCGGATGTTCGAGTTTCTCGGCGCACAGTTCGGCGTTTTCGGCCCCATACTTTTTGGGTGGCTCCTTGCCCTTCTGCCGCGCTACAAAACGCTGAAACAGAACGAAAGCTATACGCTGCTATGGTGGTTCGTCCTCCCGTTTTTCGCCCTGATTCTCACGATAAGCCTCCTTTCGCGTGCCCATGCCAACTGGTCGGCGCCGATGTATGTCGCTTCGACGCTCCTCGTCGTTTCGTGGCTGGTACTGCATGGCCGAAAGCGCTGGCTCGCCGCCGCTATCGGCATCAACGTGCTGTTGGGCGTGGTTTTTTACCACTACCACGACATCACCGAAACGCTGCAGATCGAACTGACACGAAAAACCGACCCTTACAAGCGGGTACGGGGCTGGAAAGAGCTCGGCAGAGAAGTCGAAGCCATACTGAAAGAGCATCCGGAGGCGAAACTTCTCTCCGACGACCGCAAAACGATGGCGGAGCTCATCTACTATATCCATCCGCATCCGTTCGATGCCGTCAAATGGAACCCGAAACATACGCTTCTGGACCATTATGAACTTACAACGTCGCTTCAAAAACAGCTGGGGGAAGAGTTCGTCTATGTCACGGACCGCGAAGAGATTTCAGACGTGAAAAAAGCGTTCGAAGAGGTCGAAAAGATCAAGACAATCGTGATTCCGCTCTATAAAGATTATAAAATGGTCTATCATGTATACTATCTGAAACATTTCAAAGGCTACTCACCAGCCGGCACATCAAAGTAG
- a CDS encoding UDP-glucose dehydrogenase family protein, with translation MKLSMVGTGYVGLVTGTCFAEMGNSVICVDIDENKIENLKNGIIPIYEPGLEAMVKENHAKGTLTFTTDIKEALEATDVIFIAVGTPQGEDGSADLQYVLKVAEEIGKHMTHEMIVVDKSTVPVGTADKVKETIQKELDKRGVNIPFHVISNPEFLKEGSAIEDFMKPDRVVIGAESEKAMEVMKDLYAPFTHNHERFIAMDVRSAEMTKYTANAILATKISFMNEIANICERVGADVNKVRIGIGSDSRIGYSFIYPGCGYGGSCFPKDVQALNKIAQDAGYEPRIIQAVEAVNKDQKKVLADKVVKRFGEDLTGKRFAIWGLSFKPETDDMREASSITIIDELTKRGAKIRAYDPKAMEEAKRHYLKDNPNVEYTKSKYDALDGADAMLLVTEWKEFRSPDFDEMKQRLGQPIIFDGRNQYNMEKLKKKGFEYHQIGVPEV, from the coding sequence ATGAAATTGAGTATGGTAGGAACGGGCTACGTAGGCCTCGTCACGGGCACCTGCTTCGCCGAGATGGGCAACAGCGTCATCTGCGTCGATATCGATGAAAACAAAATCGAAAACCTCAAAAACGGAATCATCCCTATTTATGAACCGGGCCTCGAGGCGATGGTCAAAGAGAACCACGCCAAAGGCACACTCACGTTCACGACCGACATCAAAGAGGCGCTGGAGGCAACCGACGTCATATTCATCGCCGTCGGCACCCCGCAGGGCGAAGACGGCAGTGCCGATCTGCAGTATGTTTTGAAAGTGGCGGAAGAGATCGGAAAGCATATGACGCATGAGATGATCGTCGTCGACAAGTCGACCGTTCCCGTAGGAACCGCCGACAAGGTCAAAGAGACGATCCAAAAAGAGCTCGATAAACGAGGGGTCAACATCCCTTTTCATGTCATCAGCAACCCCGAGTTCCTGAAAGAGGGTTCGGCCATCGAAGATTTCATGAAACCGGACCGCGTCGTCATCGGGGCCGAGAGCGAGAAGGCGATGGAGGTGATGAAAGATCTCTACGCCCCCTTCACCCACAACCACGAACGTTTCATCGCGATGGATGTGCGCAGTGCCGAAATGACCAAATATACCGCCAACGCCATTCTCGCCACCAAGATCAGCTTCATGAACGAGATCGCCAACATCTGCGAGCGTGTGGGTGCGGACGTCAACAAGGTACGCATCGGGATCGGAAGCGACAGCCGCATCGGCTACAGCTTCATCTACCCCGGCTGCGGCTACGGCGGAAGCTGCTTCCCCAAAGATGTGCAGGCACTCAACAAGATCGCACAGGATGCGGGTTACGAACCCCGCATCATCCAGGCGGTCGAAGCGGTCAACAAAGACCAGAAAAAGGTCCTGGCCGACAAGGTGGTCAAACGATTCGGCGAAGACCTCACGGGCAAGAGATTCGCCATATGGGGGCTTAGTTTCAAACCCGAAACCGACGACATGCGCGAAGCGAGCTCCATCACGATCATCGACGAACTGACGAAACGGGGGGCGAAGATACGCGCCTACGACCCCAAAGCGATGGAGGAGGCGAAGCGCCACTACCTCAAAGACAACCCGAATGTCGAATACACCAAGAGCAAATACGACGCCCTCGACGGAGCCGACGCGATGCTGCTGGTGACGGAGTGGAAAGAGTTCAGAAGCCCCGATTTCGACGAGATGAAACAGCGTCTCGGGCAGCCGATCATCTTCGACGGGCGCAATCAGTACAATATGGAGAAGTTAAAGAAAAAAGGGTTCGAGTATCATCAGATCGGGGTGCCGGAAGTTTGA
- the nspC gene encoding carboxynorspermidine decarboxylase, translating to MIDFSTVPTPCYVCEEVLLERNLKILDRVQKESGAKILLALKGFAMWSTFDLVGKYLCGTSASGLHEAKLGREEMNKEVHTYSPAFKEEEIEEIARVSDHLVFNSPQQVRRFLKKAKAANPDISCGIRVNPEFSSAPVDLYNPCGLYSRLGTTIANFDPAILEDLDGLHFHALCEQNVDALEGVLAVFEERFGDYIPKMKWINFGGGHHITRKDYDVDRLIEVIRGFKTRHNDVTVYLEPGEAVGWQTGPLVASVLDIVHNGMDIAILDVSAEAHMPDTLAMPYRAEVRGAGEAGEKPYTYRLGGNTCLAGDIMGDYSFDELLKIGDKVIFEDQIHYTMVKSTTFNGVQHPSIAIWTKEDELKIVRTFGYEDFKNRLS from the coding sequence GTGATCGACTTCAGCACAGTTCCAACTCCCTGTTACGTTTGTGAAGAGGTGCTTCTTGAGAGAAATCTCAAGATCCTCGACCGTGTTCAGAAAGAGAGCGGTGCGAAGATATTGCTCGCTCTCAAAGGCTTTGCGATGTGGAGTACCTTCGATCTGGTCGGGAAATATCTCTGCGGTACCAGCGCCAGCGGCCTGCATGAAGCGAAACTCGGACGTGAGGAGATGAACAAAGAGGTACACACCTACTCCCCTGCTTTCAAAGAAGAAGAGATCGAGGAGATTGCAAGAGTCAGCGACCACCTCGTCTTCAACTCGCCGCAGCAGGTGCGAAGGTTTTTGAAAAAGGCCAAAGCGGCAAATCCCGACATCTCCTGCGGTATCCGCGTCAACCCGGAGTTCTCCTCCGCCCCCGTCGACCTCTACAACCCCTGTGGGCTCTACAGTCGCCTGGGAACGACGATTGCCAACTTCGACCCGGCGATTCTGGAGGATCTCGACGGCCTGCATTTCCATGCGCTCTGCGAACAGAATGTCGATGCTCTCGAAGGGGTATTGGCGGTGTTCGAAGAGAGATTCGGCGACTATATCCCCAAGATGAAATGGATCAACTTTGGCGGCGGCCATCACATCACCCGTAAAGATTACGACGTCGACCGCCTCATCGAAGTGATTCGCGGTTTCAAAACACGCCATAACGATGTAACGGTTTATTTGGAACCCGGCGAAGCTGTCGGGTGGCAGACGGGGCCGCTGGTCGCTTCGGTGCTCGATATTGTCCACAACGGTATGGATATCGCCATCCTTGACGTTTCGGCCGAAGCACACATGCCTGACACGCTGGCGATGCCCTATCGGGCCGAAGTGCGCGGCGCAGGCGAGGCGGGAGAAAAGCCCTACACCTACCGTTTGGGCGGCAACACCTGCCTGGCCGGTGATATCATGGGCGACTACAGCTTCGACGAACTGCTCAAAATCGGCGACAAGGTCATCTTCGAAGACCAGATCCACTACACGATGGTCAAAAGCACGACATTCAACGGCGTGCAGCATCCATCCATCGCGATTTGGACGAAAGAGGACGAATTGAAGATCGTTCGGACGTTCGGCTATGAGGATTTCAAAAACAGATTGTCGTGA
- a CDS encoding FIST N-terminal domain-containing protein → MQTYSIYYESALTFHLLPTDEINSAKSLFIQLFSGQISETMLEKVLREIKIFFPKAVVVGVTTDGEIKNEAVSTYKTLITITTFQKSKITSFAIENISEETACQAGELLAKKVARRDTKFLLLYTDGLKFNADTLSRGFSRESRDLPFCGLIAADNGKFFETFVLHDDRILRSGAVAVAFSGKELEVAIELFEELEMVGPKMRVTKASGNVVERIEGIPAATLYRNYLGEEFVRRLPRSGTDISLVVEEGSEYSARQATALYEDGSIRYTGDVPEGSLCRFGYLDSDQLALSSCCLPEFPSDSKIETIQVFADSARRRVTGNLLRRQIEHFCKEAEVIGVCGYGEIIGKESRYRLLNQAMVVVAFGEKESEKFEDGMTERCMPCQLPILEEETLLRKGLAHLTSQMLEQMQVKEEALRVLMNEVPYGILLYDEDLQLQHCNAMAERLLGIELKLGGSRDLTLLDRWIVSLFQDGLKSEKLIKVGRLFDPLAGEDITLRISTVGIVSEGRVCGAMAIVQKDG, encoded by the coding sequence ATGCAAACATACTCCATCTATTACGAATCGGCTTTGACCTTTCACCTTTTACCGACAGATGAGATAAACAGTGCCAAATCTCTCTTTATTCAGCTCTTCAGCGGCCAAATATCTGAAACGATGCTGGAGAAAGTGTTGCGGGAGATAAAAATCTTTTTTCCAAAAGCCGTTGTGGTGGGTGTCACCACCGATGGAGAGATAAAAAACGAAGCGGTTTCGACCTATAAGACACTCATTACGATCACCACGTTCCAAAAGAGCAAAATCACCTCTTTCGCCATAGAAAACATATCGGAGGAGACCGCATGCCAGGCAGGTGAACTTTTGGCGAAAAAAGTGGCGAGGCGCGATACGAAATTTCTTCTGCTCTATACGGATGGGTTGAAGTTCAATGCCGACACACTTTCACGAGGCTTCTCTCGCGAATCTCGCGATCTTCCCTTTTGCGGCCTGATCGCTGCCGACAACGGAAAGTTTTTCGAAACTTTCGTGCTGCACGACGATCGGATATTGAGAAGCGGTGCCGTCGCTGTCGCTTTTAGCGGAAAGGAGCTGGAAGTGGCGATAGAGCTTTTCGAAGAGTTGGAGATGGTGGGGCCGAAAATGAGGGTGACAAAGGCTTCGGGAAATGTGGTCGAGAGGATCGAGGGAATCCCCGCAGCAACACTTTATCGAAACTACCTCGGAGAAGAGTTCGTGCGCCGGCTTCCCCGCTCGGGCACCGATATTTCACTGGTCGTCGAAGAGGGATCGGAATACTCGGCGAGACAGGCCACCGCTTTGTACGAAGATGGCTCGATACGCTATACGGGTGACGTGCCGGAGGGTTCTTTGTGCCGTTTTGGATATCTCGATTCCGATCAGTTGGCGCTCTCCTCCTGTTGCTTGCCAGAATTTCCATCGGATTCGAAGATCGAAACGATTCAGGTTTTTGCGGATTCGGCCCGCCGAAGAGTGACGGGCAACCTGTTGCGCCGGCAGATCGAGCATTTCTGCAAAGAGGCGGAAGTGATAGGTGTTTGCGGATATGGGGAGATCATCGGCAAAGAGAGCCGCTACAGGCTGCTGAACCAGGCTATGGTCGTCGTCGCTTTTGGGGAAAAAGAGAGTGAGAAGTTCGAAGATGGAATGACTGAGCGATGCATGCCGTGCCAACTGCCGATTCTTGAAGAGGAGACACTTCTTCGTAAAGGTTTGGCACACCTGACCTCTCAGATGCTTGAACAGATGCAGGTCAAGGAAGAAGCGTTACGGGTCTTGATGAATGAAGTCCCCTACGGCATTCTCCTCTATGACGAAGATTTGCAGCTTCAGCACTGCAATGCCATGGCGGAGAGGCTGCTCGGTATCGAGCTCAAACTTGGCGGCAGCCGTGATCTCACTCTGTTGGATAGATGGATCGTCTCACTTTTTCAGGATGGTTTGAAGAGTGAAAAACTCATAAAGGTGGGGCGTCTTTTCGATCCATTGGCAGGGGAAGATATAACCCTTCGCATCAGTACGGTAGGAATCGTGAGCGAGGGAAGAGTTTGTGGAGCGATGGCGATCGTACAGAAGGATGGATGA
- the hemH gene encoding ferrochelatase, producing MKKAVILMNMGGASNQAEIEVFMKNMFNDRRIIGAPPFVRKNLADYITATRLGEVKENYEKIGGGSPLLAITERLKEKLQARIDDAKVEIIMRYTPPFAQDILRRLKAEGVEKLYLIPMYPQFSTTTTASSIEDIRTAAKKIGYHPTMVSTLHYYDFEPYLESVEEKIIETLGGEDPKSLNLVFSAHGLPVRVIKRGDPYKKQVEAEVKKHVERLREKGIVFNQVHLAYQSKVGPLKWLTPSLERMLEEIKNKRVLIYPISFTIDNSETLFELDIEYKEVADKLKFETYKVCRCPNDSETFVRALELLYRRMV from the coding sequence GTGAAAAAAGCAGTCATATTAATGAATATGGGTGGGGCCTCCAATCAGGCTGAGATCGAAGTGTTTATGAAAAATATGTTCAACGACCGACGCATCATCGGAGCACCGCCCTTTGTCCGCAAAAATCTCGCCGACTACATCACTGCCACACGCTTGGGAGAGGTCAAAGAGAATTACGAGAAGATCGGCGGCGGATCGCCACTCCTTGCCATCACCGAACGCCTGAAAGAGAAGTTACAGGCCCGCATCGACGATGCGAAGGTAGAGATCATCATGCGGTATACACCTCCGTTCGCACAGGATATTCTGAGACGTCTTAAAGCAGAAGGAGTCGAAAAGCTCTACCTTATCCCGATGTACCCGCAGTTTTCGACCACCACGACAGCATCGTCGATCGAAGATATCCGTACTGCGGCGAAAAAGATCGGCTACCACCCTACGATGGTAAGTACACTTCACTATTACGATTTCGAACCCTACCTCGAGAGTGTGGAAGAGAAAATCATCGAAACACTCGGGGGCGAAGATCCGAAGTCGCTCAACCTCGTCTTTTCGGCCCATGGCCTGCCGGTACGTGTCATCAAACGTGGTGATCCGTATAAAAAGCAGGTGGAAGCCGAAGTGAAAAAACATGTGGAGAGGCTGCGCGAAAAGGGGATCGTCTTCAACCAGGTACATCTGGCCTATCAGTCGAAAGTGGGGCCGCTCAAATGGCTGACACCGTCACTCGAGAGAATGCTTGAAGAGATCAAGAACAAAAGGGTGCTGATCTATCCGATTTCGTTTACGATCGACAACTCCGAAACGCTGTTCGAACTCGATATCGAGTATAAAGAGGTGGCGGATAAACTGAAGTTTGAAACATACAAGGTGTGTCGCTGCCCGAATGACTCGGAAACGTTTGTCCGAGCGCTTGAGCTGCTATATCGTCGAATGGTATAG